The following proteins come from a genomic window of Panthera leo isolate Ple1 chromosome E2, P.leo_Ple1_pat1.1, whole genome shotgun sequence:
- the POLD1 gene encoding DNA polymerase delta catalytic subunit isoform X1, with translation MDGKRRPGPGPGVPPKRARGGLWDEDEPSQPSQFEEELALMEEMEAEHRLQEQEEELLQPALEGAADGQFSPTAIDARWLRPSPPSLDPQTEPLIFQQLEIDHYVGLAQPLPGAAPPPPGPVPVLRAFGVTDEGVSVCCHIHGFAPYFYTPAPPGFGREHLGDLQRELNAAISRDQRGGKELAGPAVLSVELCSRESMFGYHGHGPSPFLRITLALPRLLAPARRLLEQGIRVPGLGTPSFAPYETNVDFEIRFMVDTDIVGCNWLELPAGKYLLRLEGKATHCQLEADVQWSDVVSHPPEGEWQRIAPLRVLSFDIECAGRKGIFPEPERDPVIQICSLGLRWGEPEPFLRLALTLRPCAPILGAKVQSYEREEELLQAWSTFIRIMDPDVITGYNIQNFDLPYLISRAQTLKVESFPFLGRVSGLRSTIRDSSFQSKQTGRRDSKVVSMVGRVQMDMLQVLLREYKLRSYTLNAVSFHFLGEQKEDVQHSIITDLQNGNDQTRRRLAVYCLKDAFLPLRLLERLMVLVNAMEMARVTGVPLGYLLTRGQQVKVVSQLLRQAMREGLLMPVVKTEGVEDYTGATVIEPLKGYDPVSGWGWLGASGPDSSPPPLPPLPPRYYDVPIATLDFSSLYPSIMMAHNLCYTTLLRPGAAQKLGLTEDQFIKTPTGDEFVKTSVRKGLLPQILENLLSARKRAKAELAKETDPLRRQVLDGRQLALKVSANSVYGFTGAQVGKLPCLEISQSVTGFGRQMIEKTKQLVESKYTVENGYDTNAKVVYGDTDSVMCRFGVSSVAEAMALGREAADWVSGHFPPPIRLEFEKVYFPYLLISKKRYAGLLFSSRPDAHDRMDCKGLEAVRRDNCPLVANLVTASLRRLLIDRDPAGAVAHAQDVISDLLCNRVDISQLVITKELTRAASDYAGKQAHVELAERMRKRDPGSAPSLGDRVPYVIIGAAKGVAAYMKSEDPLFVLEHSLPIDTQYYLEQQLAKPLLRIFEPILGEGRAEAVLLRGDHTRCKTVLTGKVGGLLAFAKRHSCCIGCRTVLGHQGAVCKFCQPRESELYQKEVSHLNALEERFSRLWTQCQRCQGSLHEDVICTSRDCPIFYMRKKVRKDLEDQEQLLRRFGPPGPEAW, from the exons gcctgGCGCAGCCCCTGCCTGGAGCAGCCCCGCCACCCCCCGGCCCCGTCCCTGTCCTCCGTGCCTTCGGAGTCACTGATGAGGGCGTGTCCGTCTGCTGCCACATCCACGGCTTTGCTCCCTACTTCTACACCCCGGCGCCCCCTG gttTTGGGCGCGAGCACCTGGGCGACCTGCAGCGGGAGCTGAATGCCGCCATCAGCAGGGACCAGCGCGGAGGGAAGGAGCTCGCGGGGCCGGCCGTGCTATCTGTGGAGCTGTGCTCCCGGGAGA GCATGTTCGGGTACCATGGGCACGGCCCCTCCCCGTTTCTGCGCATCACCCTGGCGCTGCCGCGCCTCCTggcccccgcccgccgcctccTGGAGCAGGGCATCCGTGTGCCGGGCCTGGGCACCCCCAGCTTCGCGCCCTATGAGACCAATGTGGACTTTGAGATCCG GTTCATGGTGGACACGGACATCGTCGGCTGCAACTGGTTGGAACTCCCAGCGGGGAAATACCTCCTGAGGCTGGAGGGGAAG GCCACGCATTGTCAGCTGGAGGCGGACGTGCAGTGGTCTGACGTGGTCAGTCACCCGCCAGAAGGGGAGTGGCAGCGAATTGCGCCCCTGCGCGTGCTCAGCTTTGACATCGAGTGTGCTGGCCGCAAAG GCATTTTCCCGGAGCCTGAGCGGGACCCCGTGATCCAGATCTGCTCACTGGGCCTGCGCTGGGGTGAGCCGGAGCCCTTCCTACGCCTGGCGCTCACCCTGCGGCCCTGCGCCCCTATCCTGGGCGCCAAAGTGCAGAGCTACGAGCGGGAGGAGGAGCTGTTGCAG GCGTGGTCGACCTTCATTCGCATCATGGACCCCGATGTGATCACCGGCTACAACATCCAGAACTTTGACCTTCCATACCTCATCTCCCGGGCCCAGACCCTCAAG GTGGAGTCGTTCCCCTTCCTGGGCCGCGTGTCTGGCCTCCGCTCCACCATCCGGGACTCGTCCTTCCAGTCCAAGCAGACCGGCCGGCGGGACAGCAAGGTGGTCAGCATGGTGGGCCGCGTGCAGATGGACATGCTGCAG gtGTTACTGCGAGAGTATAAGCTCCGCTCCTACACGCTCAACGCCGTGAGCTTCCACTTCCTGGGCGAGCAGAAAGAGGACGTCCAGCACAGCATCATCACCGACCTGCAG AACGGGAACGACCAGACACGCCGCCGCCTGGCCGTGTACTGCCTCAAGGACGCCTTCCTGCCCCTGCGGCTGCTGGAGCGGCTCATGGTGCTGGTGAACGCCATGGAGATGGCGCGCGTCACCGGCGTGCCCCTTGGCTATCTGCTCACCCGCGGCCAGCAGGTCAAGGTCGTGTCCCAGCTGCTGCGGCAG gccATGCGCGAGGGGCTGCTGATGCCCGTGGTAAAGACAGAAGGTGTCGAGGACTACACGGGAGCCACAGTCATCGAGCCCCTTAAAGGGTATGACCCCGTGTCTGGGTGGGGGTGGCTCGGGGCTTCCGGTCctgactcctcccctccccccctgccccccctgccccccaggtaCTACGATGTCCCCATCGCCACACTAGACTTCTCCTCTCTGTACCCGTCCATCATGATGGCCCACAACCTGTGCTACACCACACTCCTGCGGCCCGGGGCCGCCCAAAAACTGGG CCTGACAGAGGATCAGTTCATCAAGACGCCCACAGGGGACGAGTTTGTGAAGACGTCAGTGCGGAAGGGCCTCCTGCCCCAGATCCTGGAGAACCTTCTCAGCGCCCGGAAGAG ggCCAAGGCTGAGCTGGCCAAAGAGACAGACCCCCTGCGTCGGCAGGTGTTGGATGGGCGGCAGCTGGCGCTCAAAGTGAGCGCCAACTCTGTATACGGCTTCACTGGTGCCCAGGTGGGCAAGCTTCCGTGCCTGGAGATCTCACAG AGCGTTACCGGCTTTGGGCGCCAGATGAttgagaaaacaaagcaattggTGGAGTCCAAGTACACGGTGGAGAATGGCTATGACACCAATGCCAAG GTGGTGTATGGTGACACTGACTCGGTCATGTGCCGATTTGGTGTCTCTTCTGTGGCCGAGGCAATGGCCCTGGGGCGGGAGGCTGCGGACTGGGTGTCAGGCCACTTCCCCCCGCCTATCCGGCTCGAGTTTGAAAAG GTCTACTTTCCCTACCTGCTCATCAGCAAGAAGCGGTATGCTGGCCTGCTTTTCTCCTCCCGGCCGGACGCTCACGACCGCATGGACTGCAAGGGTCTGGAGGCTGTGCGTCGGGACAACTGCCCCCTCGTGGCCAACCTCGTCACCGCCTCCCTGCGCCGCCTGCTCATCGACCG AGACCCCGCGGGTGCCGTGGCCCACGCACAGGACGTCATCTCAGACCTGCTGTGTAACCGCGTTGACATCTCCCAGCTCGTCATCACCAAGGAGCTGACCCGCGCGGCCTCTGACTACGCCGGCAAGCAGGCCCACGTGGAACTGGCCGAGAG GATGAGGAAGCGGGACCCCGGGAGCGCGCCCAGCTTGGGCGACCGTGTCCCCTACGTGATCATCGGCGCTGCCAAGGGCGTGGCTGCCTACATGAAGTCCGAG GACCCCCTCTTTGTGCTGGAGCACAGCCTGCCCATCGACACGCAGTACTACCTGGAACAGCAGCTCGCCAAGCCCCTCCTGCGCATCTTCGAGCCCATCCTGGGCGAGGGCCGCGCCGAGGCTGTGCTGCTGA GGGGTGACCACACGCGCTGCAAGACGGTGCTCACGGGCAAGGTGGGCGGCCTTCTGGCCTTTGCCAAACGCCACAGCTGCTGCATCGGCTGCCGCACTGTCCTCGGTCACCAGG gggccgTGTGCAAGTTCTGCCAGCCTCGGGAGTCGGAGCTGTATCAGAAGGAG GTGTCGCACCTGAATGCCCTGGAGGAGCGCTTCTCGCGCCTGTGGACACAGTGCCAGCGCTGTCAGGGCAGCCTGCATGAGGATGTCATCTGCACCAG CCGGGACTGCCCCATCTTCTACATGCGCAAGAAGGTGCGCAAGGACCTGGAGGACCAGGAGCAGCTTCTGAGACGCTTTGGCCCTCCTGGCCCTGAGGCTTGGTGA
- the POLD1 gene encoding DNA polymerase delta catalytic subunit isoform X3: MDGKRRPGPGPGVPPKRARGGLWDEDEPSQPSQFEEELALMEEMEAEHRLQEQEEELLQPALEGAADGQFSPTAIDARWLRPSPPSLDPQTEPLIFQQLEIDHYVGLAQPLPGAAPPPPGPVPVLRAFGVTDEGVSVCCHIHGFAPYFYTPAPPGFGREHLGDLQRELNAAISRDQRGGKELAGPAVLSVELCSRESMFGYHGHGPSPFLRITLALPRLLAPARRLLEQGIRVPGLGTPSFAPYETNVDFEIRFMVDTDIVGCNWLELPAGKYLLRLEGKATHCQLEADVQWSDVVSHPPEGEWQRIAPLRVLSFDIECAGRKGIFPEPERDPVIQICSLGLRWGEPEPFLRLALTLRPCAPILGAKVQSYEREEELLQAWSTFIRIMDPDVITGYNIQNFDLPYLISRAQTLKVESFPFLGRVSGLRSTIRDSSFQSKQTGRRDSKVVSMVGRVQMDMLQVLLREYKLRSYTLNAVSFHFLGEQKEDVQHSIITDLQNGNDQTRRRLAVYCLKDAFLPLRLLERLMVLVNAMEMARVTGVPLGYLLTRGQQVKVVSQLLRQAMREGLLMPVVKTEGVEDYTGATVIEPLKGYYDVPIATLDFSSLYPSIMMAHNLCYTTLLRPGAAQKLGLTEDQFIKTPTGDEFVKTSVRKGLLPQILENLLSARKRAKAELAKETDPLRRQVLDGRQLALKVSANSVYGFTGAQVGKLPCLEISQSVTGFGRQMIEKTKQLVESKYTVENGYDTNAKVYFPYLLISKKRYAGLLFSSRPDAHDRMDCKGLEAVRRDNCPLVANLVTASLRRLLIDRDPAGAVAHAQDVISDLLCNRVDISQLVITKELTRAASDYAGKQAHVELAERMRKRDPGSAPSLGDRVPYVIIGAAKGVAAYMKSEDPLFVLEHSLPIDTQYYLEQQLAKPLLRIFEPILGEGRAEAVLLRGDHTRCKTVLTGKVGGLLAFAKRHSCCIGCRTVLGHQGAVCKFCQPRESELYQKEVSHLNALEERFSRLWTQCQRCQGSLHEDVICTSRDCPIFYMRKKVRKDLEDQEQLLRRFGPPGPEAW; this comes from the exons gcctgGCGCAGCCCCTGCCTGGAGCAGCCCCGCCACCCCCCGGCCCCGTCCCTGTCCTCCGTGCCTTCGGAGTCACTGATGAGGGCGTGTCCGTCTGCTGCCACATCCACGGCTTTGCTCCCTACTTCTACACCCCGGCGCCCCCTG gttTTGGGCGCGAGCACCTGGGCGACCTGCAGCGGGAGCTGAATGCCGCCATCAGCAGGGACCAGCGCGGAGGGAAGGAGCTCGCGGGGCCGGCCGTGCTATCTGTGGAGCTGTGCTCCCGGGAGA GCATGTTCGGGTACCATGGGCACGGCCCCTCCCCGTTTCTGCGCATCACCCTGGCGCTGCCGCGCCTCCTggcccccgcccgccgcctccTGGAGCAGGGCATCCGTGTGCCGGGCCTGGGCACCCCCAGCTTCGCGCCCTATGAGACCAATGTGGACTTTGAGATCCG GTTCATGGTGGACACGGACATCGTCGGCTGCAACTGGTTGGAACTCCCAGCGGGGAAATACCTCCTGAGGCTGGAGGGGAAG GCCACGCATTGTCAGCTGGAGGCGGACGTGCAGTGGTCTGACGTGGTCAGTCACCCGCCAGAAGGGGAGTGGCAGCGAATTGCGCCCCTGCGCGTGCTCAGCTTTGACATCGAGTGTGCTGGCCGCAAAG GCATTTTCCCGGAGCCTGAGCGGGACCCCGTGATCCAGATCTGCTCACTGGGCCTGCGCTGGGGTGAGCCGGAGCCCTTCCTACGCCTGGCGCTCACCCTGCGGCCCTGCGCCCCTATCCTGGGCGCCAAAGTGCAGAGCTACGAGCGGGAGGAGGAGCTGTTGCAG GCGTGGTCGACCTTCATTCGCATCATGGACCCCGATGTGATCACCGGCTACAACATCCAGAACTTTGACCTTCCATACCTCATCTCCCGGGCCCAGACCCTCAAG GTGGAGTCGTTCCCCTTCCTGGGCCGCGTGTCTGGCCTCCGCTCCACCATCCGGGACTCGTCCTTCCAGTCCAAGCAGACCGGCCGGCGGGACAGCAAGGTGGTCAGCATGGTGGGCCGCGTGCAGATGGACATGCTGCAG gtGTTACTGCGAGAGTATAAGCTCCGCTCCTACACGCTCAACGCCGTGAGCTTCCACTTCCTGGGCGAGCAGAAAGAGGACGTCCAGCACAGCATCATCACCGACCTGCAG AACGGGAACGACCAGACACGCCGCCGCCTGGCCGTGTACTGCCTCAAGGACGCCTTCCTGCCCCTGCGGCTGCTGGAGCGGCTCATGGTGCTGGTGAACGCCATGGAGATGGCGCGCGTCACCGGCGTGCCCCTTGGCTATCTGCTCACCCGCGGCCAGCAGGTCAAGGTCGTGTCCCAGCTGCTGCGGCAG gccATGCGCGAGGGGCTGCTGATGCCCGTGGTAAAGACAGAAGGTGTCGAGGACTACACGGGAGCCACAGTCATCGAGCCCCTTAAAGG gtaCTACGATGTCCCCATCGCCACACTAGACTTCTCCTCTCTGTACCCGTCCATCATGATGGCCCACAACCTGTGCTACACCACACTCCTGCGGCCCGGGGCCGCCCAAAAACTGGG CCTGACAGAGGATCAGTTCATCAAGACGCCCACAGGGGACGAGTTTGTGAAGACGTCAGTGCGGAAGGGCCTCCTGCCCCAGATCCTGGAGAACCTTCTCAGCGCCCGGAAGAG ggCCAAGGCTGAGCTGGCCAAAGAGACAGACCCCCTGCGTCGGCAGGTGTTGGATGGGCGGCAGCTGGCGCTCAAAGTGAGCGCCAACTCTGTATACGGCTTCACTGGTGCCCAGGTGGGCAAGCTTCCGTGCCTGGAGATCTCACAG AGCGTTACCGGCTTTGGGCGCCAGATGAttgagaaaacaaagcaattggTGGAGTCCAAGTACACGGTGGAGAATGGCTATGACACCAATGCCAAG GTCTACTTTCCCTACCTGCTCATCAGCAAGAAGCGGTATGCTGGCCTGCTTTTCTCCTCCCGGCCGGACGCTCACGACCGCATGGACTGCAAGGGTCTGGAGGCTGTGCGTCGGGACAACTGCCCCCTCGTGGCCAACCTCGTCACCGCCTCCCTGCGCCGCCTGCTCATCGACCG AGACCCCGCGGGTGCCGTGGCCCACGCACAGGACGTCATCTCAGACCTGCTGTGTAACCGCGTTGACATCTCCCAGCTCGTCATCACCAAGGAGCTGACCCGCGCGGCCTCTGACTACGCCGGCAAGCAGGCCCACGTGGAACTGGCCGAGAG GATGAGGAAGCGGGACCCCGGGAGCGCGCCCAGCTTGGGCGACCGTGTCCCCTACGTGATCATCGGCGCTGCCAAGGGCGTGGCTGCCTACATGAAGTCCGAG GACCCCCTCTTTGTGCTGGAGCACAGCCTGCCCATCGACACGCAGTACTACCTGGAACAGCAGCTCGCCAAGCCCCTCCTGCGCATCTTCGAGCCCATCCTGGGCGAGGGCCGCGCCGAGGCTGTGCTGCTGA GGGGTGACCACACGCGCTGCAAGACGGTGCTCACGGGCAAGGTGGGCGGCCTTCTGGCCTTTGCCAAACGCCACAGCTGCTGCATCGGCTGCCGCACTGTCCTCGGTCACCAGG gggccgTGTGCAAGTTCTGCCAGCCTCGGGAGTCGGAGCTGTATCAGAAGGAG GTGTCGCACCTGAATGCCCTGGAGGAGCGCTTCTCGCGCCTGTGGACACAGTGCCAGCGCTGTCAGGGCAGCCTGCATGAGGATGTCATCTGCACCAG CCGGGACTGCCCCATCTTCTACATGCGCAAGAAGGTGCGCAAGGACCTGGAGGACCAGGAGCAGCTTCTGAGACGCTTTGGCCCTCCTGGCCCTGAGGCTTGGTGA
- the POLD1 gene encoding DNA polymerase delta catalytic subunit isoform X2, with protein sequence MDGKRRPGPGPGVPPKRARGGLWDEDEPSQPSQFEEELALMEEMEAEHRLQEQEEELLQPALEGAADGQFSPTAIDARWLRPSPPSLDPQTEPLIFQQLEIDHYVGLAQPLPGAAPPPPGPVPVLRAFGVTDEGVSVCCHIHGFAPYFYTPAPPGFGREHLGDLQRELNAAISRDQRGGKELAGPAVLSVELCSRESMFGYHGHGPSPFLRITLALPRLLAPARRLLEQGIRVPGLGTPSFAPYETNVDFEIRFMVDTDIVGCNWLELPAGKYLLRLEGKATHCQLEADVQWSDVVSHPPEGEWQRIAPLRVLSFDIECAGRKGIFPEPERDPVIQICSLGLRWGEPEPFLRLALTLRPCAPILGAKVQSYEREEELLQAWSTFIRIMDPDVITGYNIQNFDLPYLISRAQTLKVESFPFLGRVSGLRSTIRDSSFQSKQTGRRDSKVVSMVGRVQMDMLQVLLREYKLRSYTLNAVSFHFLGEQKEDVQHSIITDLQNGNDQTRRRLAVYCLKDAFLPLRLLERLMVLVNAMEMARVTGVPLGYLLTRGQQVKVVSQLLRQAMREGLLMPVVKTEGVEDYTGATVIEPLKGYYDVPIATLDFSSLYPSIMMAHNLCYTTLLRPGAAQKLGLTEDQFIKTPTGDEFVKTSVRKGLLPQILENLLSARKRAKAELAKETDPLRRQVLDGRQLALKVSANSVYGFTGAQVGKLPCLEISQSVTGFGRQMIEKTKQLVESKYTVENGYDTNAKVVYGDTDSVMCRFGVSSVAEAMALGREAADWVSGHFPPPIRLEFEKVYFPYLLISKKRYAGLLFSSRPDAHDRMDCKGLEAVRRDNCPLVANLVTASLRRLLIDRDPAGAVAHAQDVISDLLCNRVDISQLVITKELTRAASDYAGKQAHVELAERMRKRDPGSAPSLGDRVPYVIIGAAKGVAAYMKSEDPLFVLEHSLPIDTQYYLEQQLAKPLLRIFEPILGEGRAEAVLLRGDHTRCKTVLTGKVGGLLAFAKRHSCCIGCRTVLGHQGAVCKFCQPRESELYQKEVSHLNALEERFSRLWTQCQRCQGSLHEDVICTSRDCPIFYMRKKVRKDLEDQEQLLRRFGPPGPEAW encoded by the exons gcctgGCGCAGCCCCTGCCTGGAGCAGCCCCGCCACCCCCCGGCCCCGTCCCTGTCCTCCGTGCCTTCGGAGTCACTGATGAGGGCGTGTCCGTCTGCTGCCACATCCACGGCTTTGCTCCCTACTTCTACACCCCGGCGCCCCCTG gttTTGGGCGCGAGCACCTGGGCGACCTGCAGCGGGAGCTGAATGCCGCCATCAGCAGGGACCAGCGCGGAGGGAAGGAGCTCGCGGGGCCGGCCGTGCTATCTGTGGAGCTGTGCTCCCGGGAGA GCATGTTCGGGTACCATGGGCACGGCCCCTCCCCGTTTCTGCGCATCACCCTGGCGCTGCCGCGCCTCCTggcccccgcccgccgcctccTGGAGCAGGGCATCCGTGTGCCGGGCCTGGGCACCCCCAGCTTCGCGCCCTATGAGACCAATGTGGACTTTGAGATCCG GTTCATGGTGGACACGGACATCGTCGGCTGCAACTGGTTGGAACTCCCAGCGGGGAAATACCTCCTGAGGCTGGAGGGGAAG GCCACGCATTGTCAGCTGGAGGCGGACGTGCAGTGGTCTGACGTGGTCAGTCACCCGCCAGAAGGGGAGTGGCAGCGAATTGCGCCCCTGCGCGTGCTCAGCTTTGACATCGAGTGTGCTGGCCGCAAAG GCATTTTCCCGGAGCCTGAGCGGGACCCCGTGATCCAGATCTGCTCACTGGGCCTGCGCTGGGGTGAGCCGGAGCCCTTCCTACGCCTGGCGCTCACCCTGCGGCCCTGCGCCCCTATCCTGGGCGCCAAAGTGCAGAGCTACGAGCGGGAGGAGGAGCTGTTGCAG GCGTGGTCGACCTTCATTCGCATCATGGACCCCGATGTGATCACCGGCTACAACATCCAGAACTTTGACCTTCCATACCTCATCTCCCGGGCCCAGACCCTCAAG GTGGAGTCGTTCCCCTTCCTGGGCCGCGTGTCTGGCCTCCGCTCCACCATCCGGGACTCGTCCTTCCAGTCCAAGCAGACCGGCCGGCGGGACAGCAAGGTGGTCAGCATGGTGGGCCGCGTGCAGATGGACATGCTGCAG gtGTTACTGCGAGAGTATAAGCTCCGCTCCTACACGCTCAACGCCGTGAGCTTCCACTTCCTGGGCGAGCAGAAAGAGGACGTCCAGCACAGCATCATCACCGACCTGCAG AACGGGAACGACCAGACACGCCGCCGCCTGGCCGTGTACTGCCTCAAGGACGCCTTCCTGCCCCTGCGGCTGCTGGAGCGGCTCATGGTGCTGGTGAACGCCATGGAGATGGCGCGCGTCACCGGCGTGCCCCTTGGCTATCTGCTCACCCGCGGCCAGCAGGTCAAGGTCGTGTCCCAGCTGCTGCGGCAG gccATGCGCGAGGGGCTGCTGATGCCCGTGGTAAAGACAGAAGGTGTCGAGGACTACACGGGAGCCACAGTCATCGAGCCCCTTAAAGG gtaCTACGATGTCCCCATCGCCACACTAGACTTCTCCTCTCTGTACCCGTCCATCATGATGGCCCACAACCTGTGCTACACCACACTCCTGCGGCCCGGGGCCGCCCAAAAACTGGG CCTGACAGAGGATCAGTTCATCAAGACGCCCACAGGGGACGAGTTTGTGAAGACGTCAGTGCGGAAGGGCCTCCTGCCCCAGATCCTGGAGAACCTTCTCAGCGCCCGGAAGAG ggCCAAGGCTGAGCTGGCCAAAGAGACAGACCCCCTGCGTCGGCAGGTGTTGGATGGGCGGCAGCTGGCGCTCAAAGTGAGCGCCAACTCTGTATACGGCTTCACTGGTGCCCAGGTGGGCAAGCTTCCGTGCCTGGAGATCTCACAG AGCGTTACCGGCTTTGGGCGCCAGATGAttgagaaaacaaagcaattggTGGAGTCCAAGTACACGGTGGAGAATGGCTATGACACCAATGCCAAG GTGGTGTATGGTGACACTGACTCGGTCATGTGCCGATTTGGTGTCTCTTCTGTGGCCGAGGCAATGGCCCTGGGGCGGGAGGCTGCGGACTGGGTGTCAGGCCACTTCCCCCCGCCTATCCGGCTCGAGTTTGAAAAG GTCTACTTTCCCTACCTGCTCATCAGCAAGAAGCGGTATGCTGGCCTGCTTTTCTCCTCCCGGCCGGACGCTCACGACCGCATGGACTGCAAGGGTCTGGAGGCTGTGCGTCGGGACAACTGCCCCCTCGTGGCCAACCTCGTCACCGCCTCCCTGCGCCGCCTGCTCATCGACCG AGACCCCGCGGGTGCCGTGGCCCACGCACAGGACGTCATCTCAGACCTGCTGTGTAACCGCGTTGACATCTCCCAGCTCGTCATCACCAAGGAGCTGACCCGCGCGGCCTCTGACTACGCCGGCAAGCAGGCCCACGTGGAACTGGCCGAGAG GATGAGGAAGCGGGACCCCGGGAGCGCGCCCAGCTTGGGCGACCGTGTCCCCTACGTGATCATCGGCGCTGCCAAGGGCGTGGCTGCCTACATGAAGTCCGAG GACCCCCTCTTTGTGCTGGAGCACAGCCTGCCCATCGACACGCAGTACTACCTGGAACAGCAGCTCGCCAAGCCCCTCCTGCGCATCTTCGAGCCCATCCTGGGCGAGGGCCGCGCCGAGGCTGTGCTGCTGA GGGGTGACCACACGCGCTGCAAGACGGTGCTCACGGGCAAGGTGGGCGGCCTTCTGGCCTTTGCCAAACGCCACAGCTGCTGCATCGGCTGCCGCACTGTCCTCGGTCACCAGG gggccgTGTGCAAGTTCTGCCAGCCTCGGGAGTCGGAGCTGTATCAGAAGGAG GTGTCGCACCTGAATGCCCTGGAGGAGCGCTTCTCGCGCCTGTGGACACAGTGCCAGCGCTGTCAGGGCAGCCTGCATGAGGATGTCATCTGCACCAG CCGGGACTGCCCCATCTTCTACATGCGCAAGAAGGTGCGCAAGGACCTGGAGGACCAGGAGCAGCTTCTGAGACGCTTTGGCCCTCCTGGCCCTGAGGCTTGGTGA